One window from the genome of Staphylococcus hsinchuensis encodes:
- a CDS encoding IS6-like element IS257 family transposase, whose amino-acid sequence MNYFRYKQFNKDVITVAVGYYLRYALSYRDISEILRERGVNVHHSTVYRWVQEYAPILYQIWKKKHKKAYYKWRIDETYIKIKGKWNYLYRAIDAEGHTLDIWLRKQRDNHSAYAFIKRLIKQFGKPQKVITDQAPSTKVAMTKVIKAFKLKPDCHCTSKYLNNLIEQDHRHIKVRKTRYQSINTAKNTLKGIECIYALYKKNRRSLQIYGFSPCHEISIMLAS is encoded by the coding sequence ATGAACTATTTCAGATATAAACAATTTAACAAGGACGTCATCACTGTAGCCGTTGGCTACTATCTAAGATATGCATTGAGTTATCGTGATATATCTGAAATATTAAGGGAACGTGGTGTAAACGTTCATCATTCAACGGTCTACCGTTGGGTTCAAGAATATGCCCCGATTTTATATCAAATTTGGAAGAAAAAGCATAAAAAAGCTTATTACAAATGGCGTATTGATGAGACGTACATCAAAATAAAAGGAAAATGGAACTATTTATATCGTGCCATTGATGCAGAGGGACATACATTAGATATTTGGTTGCGTAAGCAACGAGATAATCATTCAGCATATGCATTTATCAAACGTCTCATTAAACAATTTGGTAAACCTCAAAAGGTAATTACAGATCAGGCACCTTCAACGAAGGTCGCAATGACTAAAGTAATTAAAGCTTTTAAACTTAAACCTGACTGTCATTGTACATCGAAATATCTGAATAATCTCATTGAGCAAGATCACCGTCATATTAAAGTAAGAAAGACAAGATATCAAAGTATCAATACGGCAAAGAATACTTTAAAAGGTATTGAATGTATTTACGCTCTATATAAAAAGAACCGCAGGTCTCTTCAGATCTACGGATTTTCGCCATGCCACGAAATTAGCATCATGCTAGCAAGTTAA
- the putP gene encoding sodium/proline symporter PutP — protein sequence MSILGATFSQQVNPNWQTYIMICFYFIILLIIGYYGYKKATSNVSEYMLGGRSIGPYVTALSAGASDMSGWMIMGLPGEVYSTGLSAIWLAFGLTLGAYINYFVVAPRLRIYTEKANDSITIPDFFKNRLDDQSNIIKIISGSIIVIFFTLYTHSGMVSGGKLFNSAFGLDYHLGLILVAIIVIAYTFFGGYLAVSLTDFFQGVVMFIAMIMVPVVAMLQLNGLDTFSQAADLKPTNLDIFKGTTLIGIISFFAWGLGYFGQPHILVRFMSIQSVKQLTTARRFGIGWMAISLLGSVVVGLTGIVFVDKQDLTLQDPETLFIIMGQILFHPLVGGFLLAAILAAIMSTISSQLLVTSSSLTEDFYKLFRGEETAKKHQKEFLLVGRLSVLIVACIAIIIAWHPNDTILNLVGNAWAGFGAAFGPLVIFSLYWKGLSRTGAISGMVSGTVVVILWIVFVKPLGKYNDFFNLYEIIPGFLVSLIVTYIVSLLTKKPEYNVKKEIENIRLLTKVKHK from the coding sequence ATGAGTATTTTAGGAGCTACTTTTTCTCAACAAGTTAATCCTAATTGGCAAACATACATAATGATTTGCTTTTATTTTATTATCTTACTTATCATTGGTTATTATGGCTACAAAAAAGCTACCAGTAATGTCAGTGAATATATGTTAGGTGGACGTAGTATCGGTCCATATGTAACAGCTTTATCTGCCGGTGCATCAGACATGAGTGGATGGATGATTATGGGATTGCCGGGAGAAGTTTATTCCACAGGATTGTCTGCTATATGGTTAGCATTTGGCTTAACATTAGGAGCATATATAAACTATTTTGTTGTAGCACCACGCTTACGTATTTACACAGAAAAGGCAAATGATTCCATAACTATTCCTGACTTTTTTAAAAACCGATTAGACGATCAGTCTAATATCATTAAAATTATCTCTGGTTCAATCATTGTCATTTTTTTCACTTTATATACCCATTCTGGTATGGTTTCAGGTGGTAAATTATTTAATAGTGCTTTTGGCCTAGATTACCACTTAGGGTTAATCCTAGTGGCCATAATTGTTATTGCTTATACATTTTTCGGAGGCTACCTAGCAGTTTCTTTAACTGATTTCTTCCAAGGGGTAGTCATGTTTATTGCAATGATAATGGTTCCAGTTGTTGCAATGTTACAACTGAACGGCTTAGATACATTCTCACAAGCTGCCGATTTAAAACCTACCAATTTAGACATATTCAAAGGGACAACATTAATTGGTATTATTTCCTTTTTTGCATGGGGGTTAGGCTATTTTGGCCAGCCACATATTCTTGTACGATTTATGTCTATTCAATCAGTAAAACAACTTACAACAGCAAGAAGGTTTGGTATTGGGTGGATGGCTATTAGTTTGCTTGGATCTGTTGTCGTTGGCTTAACGGGTATTGTATTTGTAGATAAACAAGATTTGACGCTTCAAGACCCTGAAACATTATTTATAATAATGGGACAAATTTTATTCCATCCACTTGTAGGAGGATTTTTACTAGCAGCTATTCTTGCAGCAATTATGAGTACGATTTCTTCACAACTATTAGTTACTTCAAGTTCGTTAACAGAAGACTTTTATAAATTGTTTCGAGGAGAGGAAACAGCGAAGAAACACCAAAAAGAATTTTTATTAGTTGGTAGACTCTCTGTATTAATAGTAGCTTGTATTGCTATTATTATTGCATGGCACCCCAATGATACTATATTAAATTTAGTTGGTAATGCATGGGCAGGATTCGGAGCTGCTTTTGGACCACTTGTTATTTTTTCATTATATTGGAAAGGGTTAAGTAGGACAGGAGCTATCAGCGGTATGGTATCTGGCACTGTCGTTGTCATTTTATGGATTGTATTTGTTAAACCATTAGGAAAATACAATGATTTCTTTAATTTATATGAAATTATACCAGGTTTTCTAGTTAGTTTAATAGTTACTTATATTGTAAGTTTATTGACTAAAAAACCCGAATATAATGTAAAAAAAGAAATTGAAAACATCAGATTACTTACGAAGGTGAAACACAAATAG